The sequence below is a genomic window from Calditrichota bacterium.
TCAAGCCCACGGCAGTCGACCGGTGGAAGCTTCATCATGGGGCGGCTGTTAACCGGGCAGTACTGCACCTCTCTGCTCTCCAGGTCAACGAGCAGGAAACCCGTCTCGTTCGCCCATTCGTTGAGGCTGGTGCGCTCGGTGGCCCCGGAATAGCAGACGTGCGGCTTTATGGCAATGTGGCGGTGATAGTGGCCGAGCGCGATGTAGTCGAACGTTTTCATCAGCGCGACTTCCACGTCGGGAAGGCGCTGCTCATTGAACTCCCCCATCGAGTAGGTCTGCCCACTGGTCCAGGCACCATGGGTAACCAGCACGTTGTAGCGGGCCTGCGGCCGGAAGGCAACTGCCTTGAACGCTGCCTCGAGCTCCTCACTCAGCGCACAATGCGGCACGCAGTGAAAGTCCACCTCTCCGATGGAAAAGCGCTCATAGCGCGCGCTATATGCGGCATGCACCTTGGGGAAGAGGGCAATGCTTTCGAAGATCGAGCCTGTGGCAGCGATGCGCGGGGTGGAGTGGTTACCCGACACCATGATGAGCTCGATACCTGCTTCCACGATTTTCTGGATCCCCTCCAAGGCAACTCTGATGGCGCGATTGGTAGGTCTTGAGGTGTGGAAGAGGTCCCCCGCATGGACGAGCACCTCGGGCCTGTGCGCCAAGGCAGCCTCAACCACCTGATTCCACGCGTCGTAAAAGTCCTGTTCCCGCTGGTTGAGTCCAGTACGTGG
It includes:
- a CDS encoding exonuclease SbcCD subunit D, with translation MRLLHVSDTHLGYSEYGKIDPRTGLNQREQDFYDAWNQVVEAALAHRPEVLVHAGDLFHTSRPTNRAIRVALEGIQKIVEAGIELIMVSGNHSTPRIAATGSIFESIALFPKVHAAYSARYERFSIGEVDFHCVPHCALSEELEAAFKAVAFRPQARYNVLVTHGAWTSGQTYSMGEFNEQRLPDVEVALMKTFDYIALGHYHRHIAIKPHVCYSGATERTSLNEWANETGFLLVDLESREVQYCPVNSRPMMKLPPVDCRGLDAPRIYDALAVLSSKVPEGAIVGLTLVNLRHETLLRLDVRKIDALFPQAFHLERQFVQLPAEEGKTSSATAIEALPVEFD